From Montipora foliosa isolate CH-2021 chromosome 6, ASM3666993v2, whole genome shotgun sequence, a single genomic window includes:
- the LOC138008759 gene encoding dentin sialophosphoprotein-like, producing MDGSGSTSESGEAEDAEESGDSSQGESDEHKNKGSLKVSKDSKNSDDETSASGESGDSSYSDESGESGESGLSGDFEESGETSYLEESGESGESGIAESSGESGESGDAESEVMKRSKISKESEAKGEEEVSDESSASGESSASGESGDWGDSGASGKSGFSGDFEESGESGDFEESGESSEAWDEEISKRDEIPKEKESSENDVSSGSGEFIESGETDESGESGSAASGESAGGSEDFTSSGESGDYEETGDSDKRSDSSLFKRSQIPSERQNDDKETLKVSGAPSGDNQVQEVEQSAESGDGAKSDQSKQTQDSTQPLDKETDQSGDDPGESEESGESAESGSRQIWKTG from the exons atGGATGGTTCTGGATCCACATCGGAATCTGGTGAAGCAGAGGATGCAGAAGAGTCTGGAGATTCTAGCCAAGGAGAATCAGacgaacacaaaaacaaaggttCTCTCAAAGTATCAAAAGATTCCAAGAATTCGGACGACGAAACTTCGGCATCGGGCGAGTCCGGAGATTCTAGTTATTCGGATGAATCTGGAGAAAGTGGAGAATCCGGGTTGTCCGGGGATTTTGAGGAATCTGGGGAGACTAGTTACTTGGAAGAATCAGGAGAAAGTGGAGAATCTGGTATTGCTGAATCCTCTGGAGAGTCCGGGGAGAGTGGGGATGCTGAATCTGAAGTAATGAAGAGGAgtaaaatatcaaaagaaagcGAAG CTAAAGGAGAGGAAGAAGTTAGCGACGAGAGCAGCGCATCTGGAGAATCTAGCGCATCTGGAGAATCTGGAGACTGGGGAGATAGTGGTGCATCCGGGAAATCCGGCTTTTCCGGCGATTTTGAAGAGTCGGGTGAATCCGGGGACTTTGAGGAATCGGGCGAATCAAGCGAAGCCTGGGACGAGGAAATTAGCAAGAGGGATGAAATCCCAAAAGAGAAAG AAAGCAGTGAAAACGATGTATCCAGTGGTTCAGGTGAATTCATCGAATCAGGAGAAACCGATGAATCGGGAGAATCCGGCTCAGCTGCTTCAGGAGAATCCGCGGGAGGGTCTGAGGATTTCACTTCATCAGGAGAATCCGGAGATTACGAGGAGACAGGCGATTCTGATAAACGAAGCGATAGCTCTCTGTTCAAAAGGAGCCAGATACCCTCGGAAAGGCAAAACG ATGATAAAGAAACTTTAAAGGTGTCGGGCGCACCCTCTGGAGACAACCAGGTACAAGAAGTTGAACAATCGGCTGAATCTGGAGATGGCGCTAAATCTGACCAATCAAAGCAAACTCAAGATTCCACGCAGCCTTTGGATAAGGAGACTGACCAATCCGGAGATGACCCAGGCGAGTCTGAAGAGAGTGGAGAATCAGCTGAATCTGGGAGCAGGCAAATTTGGAAAACGGGATGA